A portion of the Drosophila innubila isolate TH190305 chromosome 3L unlocalized genomic scaffold, UK_Dinn_1.0 0_D_3L, whole genome shotgun sequence genome contains these proteins:
- the LOC117786997 gene encoding uncharacterized protein LOC117786997: MSGIRNLICGYILLALGCSCCGSRNLTEFLLHRQRRGLIYQNSGSIKFGIGPSLPIPLGDHVTFRSTVLSFTLQGGTYSLPTTPIWPWDKWESTFARSLQQMRRNIERHEANGGVRYADDARLLVYTVLEEYMGRRNNDMPMGRQCLLRSICENAQVHHHVGIFSEILNIVLSPGKADLDNSYHDAFAAGQAGANCLALFKACPRGLNFLDELLMLEHN; this comes from the exons ATGTCGGGAATAAGGAATCTGATCTGTGGATATATATTACTGGCTCTTGGATGCAGCTGCTGTGGCTCTAGGAATCTAACCGAGTTCCTTTTGCATCGCCAGCGTCGAGGACTCATCTATCAGAATAGTGGATCCATCAAGTTTGGCATTGGACCATCTTTGCCAATTCCTTTGGGGGATCACGTGACCTTTCGCTCGACTGTGCTCTCCTTCACATTACAGGGTGGCACCTACAGCCTGCCAACTACGCCCATTTGGCCTTGGGATAAATGGGAAAGCACTTTTGCCAGATCTCTGCAGCAAATGAGACGCAACATTGAGAGGCATGAGGCAAACGGAGGCGTTAGATATGCGGACGATGCACGTCTGTTGGTTTACACGGTCCTGGAGGAGTACATGGGCAGAAGGAACAATGATATGCCTATGGGCAGACAATGCCTATTGCGTTCCATATGCGAAAATGCTCAGGTTCATCATCATGTTGGCATTTTCTCCGAAATTCTAAACATTGTGCTGAG TCCGGGCAAAGCGGATTTAGATAACTCCTATCACGATGCCTTTGCTGCTGGCCAGGCAGGTGCTAATTGCCTGGCCCTTTTTAAGGCTTGTCCACGTGGCCTCAACTTTCTGGATGAGCTGTTGATGCTGGAACACAACTGA